The sequence below is a genomic window from Streptomyces sp. NBC_00289.
CGTGGGACTGATCCTTTTCAGCCTGGCGTGTGTGCCGGTGGGAAGAGATTGCCGGAGGCCTTTTACTGAGGTCTTCTCACCGAAACTTATTGCCAGGTGTTGTTGAGGGCGCGGGCGGTGGTGGGGCGGGGCATGGGGGTGCTGGCAGACGGTGCGGGTGCCGAGATCAACGGAGCCGCCAGGATGAGAAAATACGTCAGGCCGCGCATTGTAGTGTGCTGATCTATGTGGACCCGTACCCTGCTCGATGAACGCGGCCTGCACGGCCGGATTGCGCGCAAAGGCGAAAAGGCGCCGGTCCAGGCAAGCCGGAGGTGGCACGTGGAGCGCACCCATGCCTGGCAGAACGCCTTCCACCGCCTCGCCCGCTGCTACGAGCGCCGGGCCACCGTCATCGACGCCTTCTTCGATCTCGCCGACACAATCATCACCGTCCGCAGCCTGATCCGCCAGGCATGGACAACCCACCGCTGGGACGAACGCCCCCACCGCCGTCCATCAGTACACGCCTATCTGCGCGACCTCTTAAGCCGTAGGCCGTGGGTTCGAGCCCCACCCGCCCCACTGAGCTTGTTCAGTTCGGCTACTGATCGGGTGAGGTGTGGTGAGGGCGGAACGGGCAGAGCCCCAGGGCTGTTGAGCGAGGTGTCTACGCTCAACTCTTCAGCCTTGGGGCTCTGTTGGTTCCTTATCGTGCCGTACTCGATGTTCCGCATGCCCTGGTGGAGTGGGTCACGATGCTCATTGTCACCCGTGAAGGTGACCGCAGGTGCAAGCTGCCAGCGTCCGAGCGCGCCCTGGTCGCACTGGTATACCTGCGGAAGAACGACACCCTGCGTCAGCTCGCGGCCGGCTTCGGTATCAGCCTGGGCACCGCACACGCCCACGTGCACGCCGTGATCGGCCACCTCGCAGAGCTCGCGCCCGGTCTGACCGCGGCCCTGAGATCGCCCCGACGCCCGCTACCTGCTGCTGGACGGGACACTCGCCGAGTGCGACCGGACCGGCGACGGCCGGGCGGACTACTGGGGAAAGCACCGCCGGCACGGCGTGAACCTGCAGGTGGTGACCGCTCCCGACGGCACGCTGGTGTGGATCTCGCCCGCGCTGCCCGGCCGGACCCACGATCTGACCGCGGCCAGACGGCACCGGATCATCGCTACGTGTATCCGCCTGGGCATCCCGATCCTGGCCGACCGCGGCTACCAGGGCGCCGGTGACATCGTCGTCGTGCCCCACAGACGACGACCGGGCAAAGACCTCACCGTCAAACAGAGAAGCGTCAACCGGGCGCACTCGCGTCTGCGGTGGTCCGTCGAGAGATCCATCGCATCGGTCAAGACCTGGCGGATCCTCCGCAAAGCCCGCTGCAACCCGAGCCGGATGACGTCAATCGCCAGAGCCATTCTCACCCTGGAGACTCACCGCTGAACAAGCTCACTGATTCCTAATGCCGATTGTCAAGTAAGCATTCAGAAGGTCGGCCGTGCGTCCGTCTCCTGACGATGTGACAGGTGCGGGGTGGGTGCGGCAGGATCCGTGGTCATGCTGTCCGGGCTGGAGTCTGCGTCGCGTGAGGATCTCCTCGCGATCGGGCTGCTTTAGCGACAGGTGGCGGCCGTGGAGGCTCAGGCGGCGGAACTGGCCGCGGCCAACGATCGGTTGACGGCGCGGGTGGCGGAGCTGGAGCGTCGCCTGGGGCGTAACTCCGGGAACTCCTAGATGCCGCCGTCCTCGGACACCTTCGGCTGCGGTTTGGTGCGGAAGGCTGGATCCGAGCGGCCGCGGGCGAAGTGATGGGCAGGGGTGTAAGGAGTCGCGTGCATTCGGGTAGTACACGCGGCCGTCGGTCCACACCGTGGTCACAGTGGCAACGCCGTTGTCCGTCTTGCCCAGCCGGCCCAGCCACTGCCCGCCCACGTGCGCGGTCGCCGTGCCGTCCTTGCGGTCCCCGCAATCGTCGACCACGATGACTCCGCCGTCGTGCGGAGCCGTCGCCGACTCCTCGCGCAGCAGCTCAAGCCGCCGCTCGTTGACCAGCTCGGCCTCCCACGGCGACTCCGACAGGAAGAACTTGCCACTGCACCCCCGGCATCCCCGCGCCTGCCACCGGCTCTGCTCCTGCCAGGCAGGTGATCGTCTTGTTCCGCTCCCGCGGCGCCAGCAACCCGGTCAGATACTCGCGAAATCCTCGCCGCTGGGCCAGGCTGAAGAAGAGGTCGTCGAACCGGGCCGCGTACTCCTCCAACGGCCCCGGCGCAGGCGGGACACGGACGGCGAGCAGTCATCTTCAGCCCCCGGCAAAGCAGTTGACTCCTACCACCGGCCTACGACCAACCCGACCTGCCACCAACCCACACCACCACCGAATTTAACGAACTACCGGTAACGCAGGGCGATTGCAAAGTCCTTCGATCGTGTGTCGCGCAGGTCAGTTGAGGCCGAGTAGGGCCAGTGGCCGCTCGTAGGGGCGGAGGGCTGTGGTGCGGAGTCCGGCGGCGATGTTGGTGTGGCCGGCGTCGCGGAGTTGGTTGATGGCGAAGCTGCGGAGGGTGGCCATGTTCTCCGGGCTGTGCCCGGTGCGGATCTTGGAGGCGTCTTCGCGGAAGGCGGTGTCGCGGACGAAGTGGAGCCTGTTTTCGATCACCCAGTGCGTCCTCAAGATCGTTGCGATCCGTTCGGGAGACGCCTGGCGGCTGGTCAGGTCGGTGATCACGTAGACCGTTTCCCGGCTCTGCTTGCCGGTCTTGGTGTCGGTGCGGTGGCGTACGACCTTGGCGACCTGGGCGGCGTGGGGGAAGTCGACGCCGAGGCCGGTGACGGTCAGGGCCTGCACGACCCGGGTCTCCTTACGTCCGTGGCCGGTGGTGCGGTCGTAGAACTTCGCCGCCGCCTGCCCCCAGGGCAGGGTCCGCAGCTGCTCGTAGAGGTTCTTCTGGTTCCGCTTCACGGTGAAGGCGTAGTGCGCCTTCTTGACGTCGACGAGGAAGCGGGCGTGCTCGCGCTGGGTGTGCAGAGCATCGCCGGTCACGGTGACACCCTGCAGGTCAAGGGGTCCAGCAGGGCGGCGAAGCAGGTGATTTCGTTGGTCTTTTCCGGAACCCGGAGCTGGGTGACGGTCATCCCGGTGCCGGTCATCGCGGCCAGCAGGTGCGCGGCCGGGGTGGTGCCGTGGCGCGAGCCGCGGGCGCTCTTGCCGTCCAGGGCCAGGGTGTCGGTGCCGGCCGGGTCATGGCCGAGGAGGTCGGCCAGGCCGCCGGGGCAGGTGTCCTTGACGACCCGACGGATGGTCGCGCCGCTGGGCGGGACACGTACGGACAGGTCGGTCGCGGTACGGGCACC
It includes:
- a CDS encoding transposase; translation: MSESPWEAELVNERRLELLREESATAPHDGGVIVVDDCGDRKDGTATAHVGGQWLGRLGKTDNGVATVTTVWTDGRVYYPNARDSLHPCPSLRPRPLGSSLPHQTAAEGVRGRRHLGVPGVTPQATLQLRHPRRQPIVGRGQFRRLSLHGRHLSLKQPDREEILTRRRLQPGQHDHGSCRTHPAPVTSSGDGRTADLLNAYLTIGIRNQ
- a CDS encoding ISAs1 family transposase gives rise to the protein MTGDALHTQREHARFLVDVKKAHYAFTVKRNQKNLYEQLRTLPWGQAAAKFYDRTTGHGRKETRVVQALTVTGLGVDFPHAAQVAKVVRHRTDTKTGKQSRETVYVITDLTSRQASPERIATILRTHWVIENRLHFVRDTAFREDASKIRTGHSPENMATLRSFAINQLRDAGHTNIAAGLRTTALRPYERPLALLGLN